A stretch of the Neofelis nebulosa isolate mNeoNeb1 chromosome 1, mNeoNeb1.pri, whole genome shotgun sequence genome encodes the following:
- the PELO gene encoding protein pelota homolog gives MKLVRKDIEKDNAGQVTLVPEEPEDMWHTYNLVQVGDSLRASTIRKVQTESSTGSVGSNRVRTTLTLCVEAIDFDSQACQLRVKGTNIQENEYVKMGAYHTIELEPNRQFTLAKKQWDSVVLERIEQACDPAWSADVAAVVMQEGLAHICLVTPSMTLTRAKVEVNIPRKRKGNCSQHDRALERFYEQVVQGIQRHINFDVVKCILVASPGFVREQFCDYMFQQAVKTDNKVLLENRSKFLQVHASSGHKYSLKEALCDPSVASRLSDTKAAGEVKALDDFYKMLQHEPDRAFYGLKQVEKANEAMAIDTLLISDELFRHQDVATRSRYVKLVDSVKENAGTVRIFSSLHVSGEQLSQLTGVAAILRFPVPELSDQEDDSSSEED, from the exons ATGAAGCTCGTGAGGAAGGACATTGAGAAAGACAATGCGGGCCAGGTGACCCTGGTCCCCGAAGAACCTGAGGACATGTGGCACACCTACAATCTAGTGCAGGTGGGCGACAGCTTGCGTGCCTCCACCATCCGCAAGGTACAGACTGAGTCCTCCACGGGCAGCGTAGGAAGCAACCGGGTCCGCACTACTCTCACTCTCTGCGTGGAGGCCATCGATTTTGACTCTCAAGCCTGCCAGCTGCGGGTTAAGGGGACCAACATCCAAGAGAATGAGTATGTCAAGATGGGGGCTTACCACACCATCGAGCTGGAGCCCAACCGCCAGTTCACGCTGGCCAAGAAACAGTGGGACAGTGTGGTTCTGGAGCGCATCGAGCAGGCCTGTGACCCAGCCTGGAGCGCAGATGTGGCGGCTGTGGTCATGCAGGAAGGCCTCGCCCATATCTGCTTAGTCACTCCCAGCATGACCCTCACTCGGGCCAAGGTGGAGGTGAACATCCCTAGGAAACGGAAAGGCAACTGTTCCCAGCATGACCGGGCCTTGGAGCGATTCTACGAACAGGTGGTCCAGGGTATCCAGCGCCACATAAACTTTGATGTTGTGAAGTGCATCCTGGTGGCCAGCCCAGGATTCGTCAGGGAGCAGTTCTGCGACTACATGTTTCAACAAGCAGTGAAGACCGACAACAAAGTGCTCCTGGAAAACCGGTCCAAATTCCTTCAG GTACATGCCTCCTCTGGACACAAGTACTCCCTGAAAGAGGCCCTTTGTGACCCTTCTGTAGCTAGCCGCCTTTCAGACACTAAAGCCGCTGGGGAAGTAAAGGCTTTGGATGACTTCTATAAAATGTTACAACATGAACCTGACCGAGCTTTTTATGGACTCAAGCAGGTAGAGAAGGCCAATGAGGCTATGGCAATCGACACATTGCTCATCAGTGATGAGCTTTTCAGGCACCAGGATGTAGCCACACGGAGCCGATATGTGAAGCTGGTGGACAGTGTGAAAGAGAATGCGGGCACTGTTAGGATATTCTCTAGTCTTCATGTATCTGGAGaacagctcagtcagttgactggaGTGGCTGCCATTCTCCGCTTCCCTGTCCCTGAACTCTCTGACCAAGAGGATGATTCCAGTTCTGAGGAAGATTAA